Proteins from a genomic interval of Medicago truncatula cultivar Jemalong A17 chromosome 3, MtrunA17r5.0-ANR, whole genome shotgun sequence:
- the LOC25490591 gene encoding glutathione S-transferase F9 codes for MVVKVYGPAYGSPKRVLVCLFEKEVEFEAVDIDLFKGEHKQPDFLKLQPFGEVPLVQDGDYTLYESRAIIRYYAEKYKNQGTDLLGKTVEERGLVEQWLEVEAHNFHPAIYSLVINVLFAPLRGVPGDQKAIEESDEKLKKVLDIYEERLSKTKYLAGDFFSLADLSHLAFGHYLVNQTGRGNLVRERKHVSAWWDDISSRPSWKKVLELYKYPV; via the exons ATGGTTGTGAAAGTGTATGGACCAGCCTATGGTTCCCCAAAAAGGGTGTTGGTATGTCTGTTTGAGAAGGAAGTTGAGTTTGAAGCTGTTGATATTGATCTCTTCAAGGGAGAGCATAAACAACCTGATTTCCTCAAACTGCAG CCTTTTGGAGAGGTTCCTCTTGTTCAAGATGGTGATTATACCCTCTATG aATCTCGAGCAATAATCAGATACTACGCAGAAAAGTACAAGAACCAAGGAACTGATTTGTTAGGAAAGACGGTAGAAGAAAGGGGTCTTGTGGAACAATGGCTTGAAGTGGAAGCACATAACTTTCACCCAGCAATCTACAGCTTGGTCATCAATGTTCTGTTTGCACCATTAAGGGGTGTTCCCGGTGACCAAAAAGCGATTGAAGAGAGTGATGAAAAGCTGAAGAAAGTGTTGGATATTTATGAGGAGAGGCTCTCAAAGACCAAGTACTTGGCTGGTGATTTCTTTAGTCTTGCTGATCTTAGCCATCTTGCATTTGGTCACTATTTGGTGAATCAAACTGGGCGAGGAAATTTGGTTCGAGAGAGGAAACATGTGAGTGCATGGTGGGATGATATTAGTAGCAGGCCATCTTGGAAGAAGGTTCTGGAACTATATAAATACCCTGTGTAA
- the LOC25490592 gene encoding cellulose synthase-like protein G1 — protein MATFTLHKETVQSWLPLHRTHIVFHFICILFLFYYRIKNLFISYPWLLMTLAEIILSFMWVFNQAFRWRPVTRSVMTEKLPAEEKLPGLDIFVCTIDPEKEPTVEVMNTVVSAIAMDYPPDKLSIYLSDDGGSTITLFGIKEAFQFAKVWVPFCKKYGVKSRCPKIFFSPLGEDEQLPTHEFEAERDQIKSKYEKMEKYIEKLESDPKNLRVVNDRPSLIEIINDEKEMPLVVYVSRERRPDVPHRYKGGALNTLLRVSGLISNGPYVLVLDCDMNCNDSSSAKQSMCFFLDPETSKDLAFVQFPQMFHNLSKKDIYDSQARNAFTTRWKGMDGLRGPGLTGSGNYLSRSALLFGSPKQKGDYLLDAQTNYGKSTMYVESLKAIFGQQTTNQNASRDVSLQEASVAASCTYESNTNWGTEVGFSYAIKLESTVTGYLLHCRGWRSTYLYPKRPCFLGCAPTDMKEGYLQLVKWTSELCLLGISKYSPFTYGISRLPIIHCLTFCYFTTTTQYTIAYTLYGIIPQICFLKGISVFPKVTEPWFIVFTLLYVSTQIQHYIEVISSGGSSRIWWDEQRSWIVKSIGCFFAIIEATKKWFGLNKGKFTLSNKAVDKDKVKQYEQGKFNFEGATLLMAPLIVLLIINIVCFFGGLWRLLNKKDFDEMFGQLFLISYLIALSYPIIEGIISMKRKVG, from the exons ATGGCAACCTTCACCCTTCACAAAGAAACCGTTCAATCATGGTTACCTCTACATAGAACTCACATAGTCTTCCACTTCATATgcattttgtttctcttttactACCgtatcaaaaatttatttatttcatatccATGGCTTCTAATGACATTAGCTGAGATTATTCTATCATTTATGTGGGTTTTCAACCAAGCGTTCCGTTGGCGGCCGGTGACTCGTTCAGTGATGACCGAGAAATTACCGGCTGAAGAGAAGTTACCGGGACTCGACATATTTGTGTGTACGATTGATCCTGAAAAAGAACCAACGGTAGAAGTTATGAACACTGTTGTTTCTGCTATTGCTATGGATTACCCTCCTGATAAACTTTCTATTTATCTTTCTGATGATGGAGGTTCTACCATTACTCTATTTGGGATTAAAGAGGCTTTTCAATTTGCTAAAGTTTGGGTTCCTTTTTGTAAGAAATATGGTGTTAAGTCAAGGTGTCCTAAGATTTTTTTCTCACCTTTGGGTGAGGATGAACAACTTCCAACACATGAATTTGAAGCAGAGAGGGACCAGATTAAg AGCAAATACgagaaaatggagaaatatattgaaaaattgGAAAGCGACCCCAAAAATCTTCGTGTGGTGAATGATAGGCCTTCTCTCATTGAG ATTATTAATGACGAAAAGGAAATGCCACTGGTTGTTTATGTGTCTCGTGAAAGAAGACCAGATGTTCCTCATAGATACAAAGGAGGAGCACTTAATACATTG ctAAGGGTTTCAGGGCTAATCAGCAATGGCCCTTATGTACTTGTCTTAGATTGTGATATGAATTGTAATGATTCATCATCAGCCAAACAATCCATGTGCTTTTTTCTTGATCCTGAAACCTCCAAAGATCTTGCTTTTGTCCAATTCCCTCAAATGTTTCACAACCTCAGCAAGAAAGATATATATGATAGTCAGGCTAGGAATGCTTTTACG ACAAGGTGGAAAGGAATGGATGGATTAAGAGGTCCAGGTCTCACTGGCAGTGGAAATTATTTAAGTAGAAGTGCATTACTCTTTGGAAGTCCAAAACAAAAAG GGGACTATCTACTTGATGCTCAAACCAACTATGGCAAGTCTACTATGTATGTAGAGTCACTGAAAGCAATATTTGGTCAGCAAACTACTAATCAAAATGCTTCAAGAGATGTAAGTTTACAAGAAGCGAGTGTAGCGGCTTCTTGTACCTATGAAAGTAACACAAATTGGGGTACTGAG GTGGGATTCTCATATGCTATAAAACTTGAGAGTACAGTTACTGGTTATCTCCTTCACTGTAGAGGATGGAGATCAACCTATCTCTATCCAAAAAGACCATGTTTCTTAGGATGTGCCCCAACTGACATGAAAGAGGGATACCTTCAGTTGGTAAAGTGGACATCTGAACTTTGCTTGCTTGGAATCTCTAAGTATAGCCCATTCACTTATGGGATTTCAAGATTGCCCATTATTCATTGTCTAACCTTTTGCTACTTCACAACCACAACTCAATATACTATTGCTTACACACTTTATGGAATCATTCCTCAGATTTGCTTCTTGAAAGGAATTTCTGTATTTCCAAAG GTTACAGAACCTTGGTTTATAGtgtttacattattatatgtatcCACTCAAATTCAACATTATATTGAGGTAATTTCAAGTGGTGGCTCCTCTAGAATTTGGTGGGATGAACAAAGAAGTTGGATTGTAAAATCAATTGGATGTTTTTTTGCAATTATAGAAGCAACAAAAAAATGGTTTGGGTTGAATAAGGGAAAATTCACTTTATCAAACAAAGCAGTTGACAAAGATAAGGTAAAGCAATATGAGCAaggtaaatttaattttgaaggtGCAACGTTGTTGATGGCACCATTGATTGTGTTGCTCATAATAAACATTGTTTGCTTCTTTGGTGGTTTATGGAGACTACTCAATAAGAAGgattttgatgaaatgtttggtCAACTTTTTCTCATTAGCTATCTAATAGCTTTAAGTTATCCTATTATTGAGGGGATTATAAGTATGAAACGCAAGGTTGGGTAG